One segment of Pseudomonas sp. FP2196 DNA contains the following:
- a CDS encoding universal stress protein has product MSQTQRLLLIAPPAMERTPAFERAAVLAQAMQLPLHIVAFDYVQALAVAGLFAPEQIRLARDGYLRTHRQWLTEQASLLARHHIEVTTEVVWVQDLFAEILQFVNEMPVILIIKDAQHESALERVFYTPLDWQLLRDCPVPVHLVTDDMHPRPRNVMAIVDVLRSEEQDCLFNDQIIDAATRLAEQCDAGLELVHVYDWTSVYATDMGFGALPLATGIYEMLGSAQHEAFAALAERHGVPVSCRHFIEGAPVPSICEFALKKQIDVIVMGTVQHHGLSKLLGTTAEQLLHRAPCSVLAIKPQQTLQS; this is encoded by the coding sequence ATGTCGCAAACTCAGCGTTTACTGTTGATCGCTCCTCCCGCCATGGAGCGCACGCCGGCGTTCGAGCGCGCCGCTGTGCTGGCCCAGGCCATGCAACTGCCGCTGCACATCGTGGCCTTCGATTATGTGCAGGCGCTGGCGGTGGCGGGGTTGTTTGCCCCTGAGCAAATTCGCCTGGCCCGCGATGGTTATCTGCGCACCCATCGTCAGTGGCTCACAGAGCAGGCGTCATTGCTGGCCAGGCATCACATCGAGGTCACCACCGAGGTGGTCTGGGTTCAGGATCTCTTTGCCGAGATCCTCCAGTTCGTCAACGAGATGCCCGTCATATTGATCATCAAGGATGCCCAGCACGAATCCGCGTTGGAGCGGGTTTTCTACACACCGCTGGATTGGCAACTGTTACGCGACTGCCCCGTGCCGGTTCATCTGGTGACCGACGACATGCATCCACGCCCGCGCAATGTAATGGCCATCGTCGATGTCTTGCGCAGCGAAGAACAGGATTGCCTGTTCAACGACCAGATCATTGATGCAGCCACCCGGCTGGCTGAGCAATGTGATGCCGGGCTTGAACTGGTGCATGTCTATGACTGGACGTCGGTTTACGCCACGGACATGGGGTTCGGTGCATTGCCATTGGCCACCGGGATCTATGAAATGCTGGGCAGTGCGCAGCATGAGGCGTTTGCGGCCCTGGCCGAGCGTCACGGCGTACCGGTCTCGTGCCGGCATTTCATCGAGGGCGCGCCGGTACCGAGTATCTGCGAGTTCGCCCTCAAGAAGCAGATTGACGTCATTGTGATGGGAACGGTGCAGCACCACGGCTTGAGCAAGTTGTTAGGCACCACCGCCGAACAGTTGCTGCATCGCGCACCTTGCAGTGTGTTGGCGATCAAGCCGCAACAAACACTGCAATCCTGA
- a CDS encoding universal stress protein, with product MSEQSRFMLVVSPLMKNSPAFDRAAALAKASDAALHIVAFDYLEGLATAGLVNEQALEQMRVGYVERHHQWLEDQARPLRKLGVHVTTEVVWVERPLQEILIHLREQPMAALIKALEHESLLSRLVFTPLDVHLLRECPVPLHFVSHVQHALPRRIVAAVDPFHRDGQYQGLNDRILREAARLASTCNADLDVIYAHDLSSISAAEFGFDNASAFFSSSAAKKLFDAQGEAFQALAARNNIPAENQHMIMGDPAKVLASYADAYDVDVIVMGRIAHRGIGRLVGSTVEHLLYKMPCSVWVIAPETLTL from the coding sequence ATGTCCGAGCAATCACGCTTCATGCTGGTCGTCTCGCCGCTGATGAAAAACAGTCCGGCATTCGACCGGGCTGCCGCGCTGGCTAAAGCCTCGGATGCCGCGCTGCACATCGTGGCGTTCGACTATCTGGAGGGCCTGGCCACCGCCGGGCTGGTTAACGAGCAAGCCTTGGAGCAAATGCGAGTAGGTTATGTCGAGCGCCATCACCAGTGGCTGGAAGATCAGGCGCGGCCTCTGCGCAAACTCGGCGTACACGTCACCACTGAAGTGGTGTGGGTCGAAAGGCCCTTGCAGGAAATCCTCATTCACTTGAGGGAGCAACCCATGGCCGCGCTGATCAAGGCACTGGAGCACGAATCGCTGCTGTCACGCCTTGTGTTCACGCCGCTGGACGTCCACCTGCTGCGTGAATGTCCTGTGCCGCTGCATTTTGTCAGCCATGTTCAGCATGCCCTGCCACGCAGAATCGTCGCGGCGGTCGACCCGTTCCATCGCGATGGCCAATACCAAGGCCTGAACGACCGGATACTGCGCGAAGCAGCAAGACTGGCAAGCACCTGCAACGCCGATCTGGACGTGATCTATGCCCATGACCTGTCGTCCATCAGCGCCGCCGAATTCGGCTTCGATAACGCGTCAGCCTTCTTTTCCTCAAGCGCCGCCAAGAAGCTGTTCGACGCCCAAGGTGAAGCCTTCCAGGCGCTGGCTGCACGCAACAACATCCCGGCAGAAAACCAGCACATGATTATGGGAGACCCAGCCAAGGTGCTTGCCAGCTATGCCGATGCGTACGACGTCGACGTGATCGTGATGGGCCGTATTGCCCATCGAGGGATAGGCCGCCTGGTCGGCAGTACGGTAGAGCATCTGTTGTACAAGATGCCTTGCAGCGTGTGGGTCATAGCGCCGGAAACATTGACCCTCTGA
- a CDS encoding sodium:proton antiporter translates to MYQNLALLAAFLLTYSIFAGRFESRLLNGPLMFMLAGLILGPAFLGILQPRIDREGLKILAELTLAIVLFSDAASADLKVLKVHEGLPLRLLLIGLPLTMLSGWLIGIWLFPQIPSIELAILATLLAPTDAALGKAVVSNPKVAASVREGLNVESGLNDGICVPVLLMFLALLIEEQTQSPISLAVELVVEALGIGALIGATLTFFAWLLQRYSRKHHWQTPMWSQLTLPGLALLCFATAQALGGSGFIAAFVGGLLASYLFTEQKHDLLKASEEFASLLSVITWIVFGALVIPWAWSSFTLNIWLYAVLSLTLVRILPVLISLAGTGFDFETRLFIGWFGPRGLASIVFAVMILDYPLQASRTLVAVAACTVLLSVLLHGLSANPWVSRLANRVD, encoded by the coding sequence ATGTATCAGAACTTAGCCCTGCTTGCCGCTTTCCTTCTGACCTACAGCATATTTGCGGGGCGTTTCGAATCCCGCCTGCTCAATGGACCTCTGATGTTCATGCTGGCCGGGCTGATTCTCGGCCCCGCGTTTCTGGGCATTCTGCAGCCACGGATTGACAGGGAAGGTCTCAAAATTCTGGCAGAACTTACATTGGCGATTGTTCTTTTCAGTGATGCAGCCAGCGCCGACCTCAAGGTTCTGAAAGTGCACGAAGGATTACCGCTGCGCTTGTTGTTGATCGGACTGCCGCTGACCATGCTAAGTGGCTGGCTGATCGGCATCTGGCTGTTCCCGCAGATACCCTCGATAGAATTGGCAATACTGGCAACCCTTCTGGCGCCCACCGACGCAGCACTGGGTAAAGCGGTAGTGAGCAACCCCAAGGTGGCGGCGTCCGTGCGTGAGGGATTGAACGTGGAGAGCGGGCTCAATGACGGCATCTGCGTTCCGGTGTTGTTGATGTTCCTGGCCCTGTTGATCGAAGAGCAGACGCAGTCTCCCATCTCGCTGGCGGTAGAGCTGGTTGTAGAGGCGCTTGGAATCGGCGCACTCATCGGCGCCACCCTTACCTTCTTTGCCTGGCTGTTGCAGCGTTATTCTCGAAAACATCATTGGCAAACACCCATGTGGTCGCAGCTGACGCTGCCCGGGCTGGCCCTGCTTTGCTTTGCCACCGCACAAGCTCTAGGCGGTAGCGGGTTTATCGCCGCGTTCGTTGGAGGGCTGCTCGCCAGCTACCTGTTTACTGAACAAAAGCACGATCTGCTCAAGGCCAGCGAAGAGTTCGCCAGCCTGCTATCGGTCATTACCTGGATCGTATTCGGCGCGCTGGTGATCCCTTGGGCCTGGAGCAGTTTCACTCTGAATATCTGGCTGTATGCAGTGCTCAGTCTGACCCTTGTTCGCATACTGCCGGTACTCATCAGCCTGGCAGGAACCGGCTTCGATTTCGAAACCCGCCTGTTCATCGGCTGGTTCGGCCCACGAGGTCTGGCAAGTATCGTCTTCGCCGTAATGATATTGGACTACCCTCTGCAAGCCAGTCGTACGTTGGTCGCTGTAGCGGCCTGTACCGTTTTACTCAGCGTGCTGCTACATGGCTTGAGTGCCAATCCATGGGTCTCACGGCTGGCAAACCGTGTTGATTGA
- the potE gene encoding putrescine-ornithine antiporter produces MTDSSKKMNLMGLTTLVTVNMMGSGIIMLPTSMAQLGAVSLLSWIVTAVGSMAIAYCFSQCGIFCLRSGGLSAYTEEAHAKSGFFLCSYLYFLSLAIANVAVAISAVGYMTSFMPWLGSGAIPLFIGTVGLLWLTTVANFGGPGITGRIGAVTVWGVIIPVAGLSIIGWFWFKPDLIIAAWNPNQLPISEAISKAIPLTLWAFLGMESAAQASDAVENPTRTVPLACLFGTLGAAVVYVLSTTVIQGIIPNAELANSSAPFALVYAHMFNPLVGNIIMALAVMACVGSLLGWQFTLAQTAKVTADQGMFPKLFSKVSARNAPIVGMLVCGVLQTLMALSTISPNASAQFGKLVSLAAVTNLIPYVTAATGLLVMMYKAKVSAGVYTRNTLLLVVAVAYSLYALYACGKDAVFGGILVLVFGYLLYGFLAKRFVDAPAPVSPRADNP; encoded by the coding sequence ATGACCGACTCAAGCAAGAAAATGAATCTCATGGGGCTCACCACACTGGTGACGGTAAACATGATGGGGTCAGGCATCATTATGTTGCCGACGAGCATGGCCCAACTCGGCGCTGTTTCATTGTTGTCATGGATCGTCACCGCTGTCGGCTCCATGGCCATCGCGTATTGTTTTTCCCAATGTGGCATCTTCTGTCTGCGCTCAGGTGGGTTATCCGCCTACACCGAAGAAGCGCACGCAAAATCAGGTTTTTTCCTCTGCTCGTATCTGTATTTCCTGTCGTTGGCCATCGCCAACGTGGCGGTGGCCATCTCCGCAGTGGGATACATGACATCGTTCATGCCTTGGCTGGGAAGCGGGGCCATTCCCTTGTTCATCGGAACGGTCGGCTTGCTCTGGTTAACCACCGTGGCTAATTTTGGCGGCCCTGGCATCACGGGCAGGATTGGTGCGGTTACGGTGTGGGGGGTGATCATCCCGGTAGCGGGCTTGAGCATCATCGGTTGGTTCTGGTTCAAACCTGATCTGATCATCGCCGCCTGGAACCCGAATCAACTACCGATATCCGAAGCGATCAGCAAAGCGATTCCTCTGACCCTCTGGGCGTTTCTCGGCATGGAGTCGGCTGCCCAGGCCTCAGATGCGGTGGAAAATCCCACGCGCACCGTACCGCTGGCCTGTCTGTTCGGGACATTGGGGGCAGCGGTAGTTTATGTGCTATCGACGACGGTCATTCAGGGCATCATTCCCAATGCCGAACTGGCCAACTCATCCGCACCTTTCGCACTCGTTTATGCGCATATGTTCAACCCTCTGGTCGGCAACATCATCATGGCGCTCGCGGTGATGGCCTGTGTGGGTTCGCTCCTGGGCTGGCAGTTCACGTTGGCGCAAACCGCCAAGGTGACCGCTGATCAGGGCATGTTCCCGAAACTGTTCAGCAAGGTCAGCGCACGCAACGCCCCCATCGTCGGGATGCTGGTCTGCGGCGTGCTGCAGACCTTGATGGCGCTGTCGACCATTTCGCCGAACGCGAGCGCGCAGTTCGGAAAACTCGTCAGCCTCGCCGCGGTGACCAACCTGATCCCCTACGTGACGGCAGCCACCGGGCTGCTGGTCATGATGTACAAAGCCAAAGTCAGCGCAGGCGTATACACGCGCAATACCCTGCTGTTAGTGGTTGCCGTGGCCTATTCCTTGTATGCGCTGTATGCCTGCGGCAAAGACGCCGTGTTCGGCGGCATCCTTGTTCTGGTATTCGGCTACCTGCTCTACGGTTTCCTCGCTAAACGTTTTGTCGACGCCCCTGCGCCTGTTAGCCCCCGGGCTGATAACCCTTGA
- a CDS encoding GNAT family N-acetyltransferase has product MLTVKDHNDQAVAAYAAVSGQYWIEPIKDGRHVLIRPLMGKDREREHNFIKRLSPESRHMRFLAQISEPGTALLDQLMDTDNQQRTAFIAMVHEDGKLIEIGISRYAGTGEHQCECAVTVADQWQHLGLGTLLMEHLIKAARHNGFRQMYSVDASSNASMRDLAKHLGFETHNDPDDPRQVIHRLYL; this is encoded by the coding sequence ATGCTCACCGTTAAAGACCACAACGATCAGGCCGTCGCCGCCTATGCGGCAGTCTCCGGACAATACTGGATCGAGCCGATCAAGGACGGCCGCCATGTGTTGATCCGCCCTCTCATGGGAAAAGATCGTGAGCGCGAACACAACTTCATCAAGCGCCTGTCCCCCGAATCCAGGCACATGCGCTTTCTCGCCCAGATCAGCGAGCCCGGCACCGCTCTGCTCGACCAGTTGATGGACACTGATAACCAACAGCGCACGGCATTCATCGCAATGGTTCACGAGGACGGCAAGTTGATCGAAATCGGCATCAGCCGCTATGCCGGCACCGGCGAACATCAATGCGAATGTGCCGTGACGGTCGCCGATCAATGGCAGCACTTGGGCCTGGGCACATTGCTGATGGAGCACTTGATCAAAGCGGCTCGCCACAACGGTTTTCGCCAGATGTATTCGGTCGATGCCTCAAGTAACGCCTCGATGCGCGATCTGGCCAAGCACTTGGGCTTCGAGACCCACAATGATCCTGACGATCCGCGCCAGGTCATTCATCGTCTTTACCTGTAA
- a CDS encoding universal stress protein, whose amino-acid sequence MGQYQRLLLVADPTLHQSAAMMRAIALAKASGAALDVRAFVEPVPVTHVWEERIDEVDAQRYQRRYRRWVADEVEQLNAHGLDVTVDVVFTSHPLLDILKSVKALKPDLLIKDVTLEPALKRVFITPLDCHLLRECPVPVHLVNQIRYALPHRVVAAVDPFDPGTQISGLNDAIIQTANALALQCDVPLHLLYAYDLSAAFNGDAPMDTGGWNEDFASELRESQHQTFVALADRHGVPAERRHFVMGHPVPVITEFVEQYLADVVVMGSVHRVGIDRLIGSTTERALYSVPGSILAVRQGGTV is encoded by the coding sequence ATGGGCCAATATCAACGTCTTTTGCTGGTCGCCGACCCGACACTGCATCAATCTGCGGCAATGATGCGTGCTATCGCGTTGGCGAAGGCGAGCGGCGCGGCGCTGGATGTGCGGGCCTTCGTCGAGCCGGTGCCGGTCACTCATGTGTGGGAAGAGAGAATCGATGAGGTGGATGCGCAGCGCTATCAGCGCCGCTACCGTCGCTGGGTGGCCGACGAGGTCGAGCAGCTCAACGCCCATGGCCTGGACGTGACGGTGGACGTGGTCTTCACCAGTCATCCGTTGCTGGATATCCTGAAATCTGTCAAAGCGCTCAAACCCGATCTTTTGATCAAGGATGTGACGCTGGAACCCGCACTCAAACGCGTTTTCATCACGCCGCTCGATTGTCACTTGCTGCGTGAGTGTCCTGTTCCCGTGCACCTGGTCAATCAAATCCGCTACGCGTTGCCTCATCGCGTCGTGGCGGCAGTGGACCCGTTTGATCCAGGCACACAAATCAGTGGATTGAATGACGCGATCATTCAGACCGCGAATGCGTTGGCGTTGCAATGCGATGTGCCGTTGCATCTGCTGTACGCCTACGATTTGTCAGCGGCGTTCAACGGTGATGCGCCAATGGACACGGGTGGCTGGAACGAAGATTTTGCAAGCGAGCTGCGCGAGTCCCAGCACCAGACCTTTGTCGCACTTGCGGATCGCCACGGTGTGCCTGCGGAGCGCCGGCACTTCGTCATGGGCCATCCGGTGCCGGTGATCACTGAGTTTGTCGAGCAGTATCTGGCCGACGTGGTGGTGATGGGCTCGGTTCATCGAGTAGGCATTGATCGCTTGATCGGCAGCACCACCGAGCGTGCGCTGTATTCGGTGCCGGGGAGTATTCTGGCCGTCAGGCAAGGGGGCACGGTATGA
- the fnr gene encoding fumarate/nitrate reduction transcriptional regulator Fnr, producing MLEAPSPPPLLKAACSNCSVVELCLPIGLTGSEVERLDTLIVQRYKVKKGAALYRTGDPLRSLYAVRIGSFKTSVLSVDGREQVTGFHIPGEMLGLDAISADQHACTAYALEDSEVCPIHFAQLEKLAQSLPSLQHNLNKLLSREIVRDHSMLVLMGNMNSDERLAAFLLNLSQRLSSRGYSAKEFVLKMRREEIGSYLGLRLETICRGIAHLRDQGLVEIAGRDVKIQNMDGLKQMVSGCNRQTH from the coding sequence ATGCTTGAAGCTCCGTCCCCACCGCCGCTTCTCAAGGCTGCCTGTTCCAACTGCAGCGTTGTGGAGTTATGCCTGCCGATCGGCCTGACTGGATCGGAGGTCGAGCGACTCGATACGCTGATCGTGCAGCGATACAAGGTGAAGAAAGGCGCCGCTCTTTACCGGACGGGGGACCCGCTACGCTCGCTGTACGCTGTGCGCATAGGCTCGTTCAAGACCAGCGTGTTGTCCGTCGACGGCCGCGAACAAGTGACCGGTTTTCACATCCCCGGCGAAATGCTCGGCCTGGACGCCATCAGTGCCGATCAGCATGCTTGCACTGCGTATGCCCTGGAAGACAGCGAAGTCTGCCCGATTCACTTTGCGCAACTGGAAAAACTGGCGCAGAGCCTCCCCTCCCTGCAGCACAACCTCAACAAACTGCTGAGCCGGGAAATTGTGCGTGACCACAGCATGTTGGTGCTGATGGGCAACATGAACTCCGATGAACGCCTGGCGGCATTCCTGCTCAACCTCTCGCAACGCCTGAGCTCCCGAGGCTATTCCGCCAAGGAATTCGTGCTGAAAATGCGCCGCGAAGAAATCGGCTCCTACCTTGGGCTGCGTCTGGAGACCATCTGTCGGGGCATCGCCCACTTGCGCGATCAGGGATTGGTGGAAATCGCCGGGCGCGACGTGAAAATCCAGAACATGGACGGCCTCAAGCAGATGGTGTCCGGCTGCAATCGCCAGACTCACTGA
- a CDS encoding amino acid ABC transporter substrate-binding protein — MNVKLTKANNLLLVCILALLPVMAHGNTLERIRASHAFTLGYLPDFAPFSDQAADKASGYAIDLCLKIAEKVKTDLHLPELNIQYQPVSFNDEMNAVSSGKIDILCTPTPPTLARRKIVSYSVPIYTAGLSAVVRQDAAEPLLNVLGGKVAHTGPTWRATVNLGLSNQTFAAIAGGVTEAWIHQQMRLLGVVATLVTVENAEAGLKLVANGKADAFFAERMMLEHLLTRNYPSGNLVLLKRIFEYAPTAMAVDREDEDFRLLVDTALSEMYRSGDIEQAFEKHLGGADSAAKKLFKIYAIP, encoded by the coding sequence ATGAACGTCAAACTGACCAAAGCCAACAACCTGCTGCTCGTCTGCATACTGGCGCTGCTACCGGTAATGGCCCATGGCAATACGCTTGAACGCATACGCGCGAGTCATGCTTTCACCCTGGGCTACTTACCCGACTTCGCGCCTTTCAGTGATCAAGCAGCCGATAAAGCCAGCGGTTATGCCATCGATCTTTGTCTGAAAATAGCCGAGAAGGTCAAAACCGATTTGCATTTGCCTGAGTTGAACATTCAGTACCAGCCTGTCTCATTCAACGACGAGATGAATGCCGTCAGTTCGGGGAAGATCGACATTCTTTGTACGCCGACCCCACCCACACTGGCGCGGCGCAAGATCGTCAGTTACTCGGTGCCGATTTACACCGCCGGTCTGTCGGCAGTGGTGCGCCAGGATGCCGCCGAACCCTTGCTCAATGTGCTGGGTGGCAAGGTGGCTCATACAGGGCCAACATGGCGAGCCACTGTGAACCTTGGTCTATCCAATCAGACGTTCGCCGCCATCGCTGGCGGTGTCACCGAGGCGTGGATACATCAGCAAATGCGATTGCTGGGGGTTGTAGCCACTCTCGTCACAGTGGAGAACGCAGAAGCAGGTCTCAAGCTGGTTGCCAATGGCAAAGCCGATGCGTTCTTCGCTGAACGCATGATGCTCGAGCATCTGCTGACCCGGAATTACCCTTCAGGAAACCTGGTACTGCTAAAGCGGATTTTTGAGTACGCACCGACTGCAATGGCAGTGGATCGAGAGGATGAAGACTTCCGTCTGCTGGTCGACACTGCCCTGAGTGAAATGTATCGATCCGGCGACATTGAACAGGCATTCGAAAAACACCTGGGCGGAGCCGACAGTGCGGCCAAAAAGCTATTCAAGATCTATGCAATACCATAG
- a CDS encoding DUF4010 domain-containing protein produces MNEMFDLSGAAAALGIGMLIGLERERHKGTGDARHCAGLRTFAITALLGYVALQIGGALLLGIMAVCVTLLVSIAYWRSLSDDPGVTSEVALLAVLLLGALCGGAPALAIALGVVIAGLLTYREKLHHFANSQLTDTEMRDGLVLLIAALVVLPLAPDRYIGPYAAINPRTICTLTVLLMLVGAIGHIAVRALGTRYGYVISAIASGFASSTVTIATMGQRVAHEPGNIRILSAAAILSNLATVVQAGLILATVDPGLLRSLWAPLCFGLVATALYGACLMFPDPTRGTRSEPIKTAGAFNLKLALVVTLTLTGITLLSSAMLHHFGQVGVMLTATLTGFADAHSATASVANLAKAGHLPYDAIAAPALIAVSSNSVSKCVVAWVSGGRRFAAYVIPGQLLLTLAMWTGNVLV; encoded by the coding sequence ATGAATGAGATGTTCGATCTTTCGGGTGCTGCGGCGGCGTTGGGGATCGGCATGCTCATCGGGCTTGAGCGTGAACGGCACAAGGGTACCGGCGATGCGCGACACTGCGCCGGCTTGCGCACATTTGCCATTACCGCGCTGCTGGGGTACGTCGCGCTGCAGATAGGCGGTGCCCTGCTGCTGGGGATCATGGCTGTCTGTGTGACGTTGCTGGTGAGCATCGCTTATTGGCGCAGCTTGAGTGATGACCCCGGCGTGACCAGCGAAGTGGCGTTACTCGCGGTGTTGCTGCTGGGAGCGTTGTGCGGTGGTGCGCCGGCCCTGGCGATTGCCCTGGGCGTGGTGATCGCCGGGTTGCTGACGTATCGCGAGAAGCTGCATCATTTTGCCAACAGCCAGTTGACCGACACGGAGATGCGCGACGGCCTGGTCTTGCTGATCGCGGCGCTGGTGGTGCTGCCATTGGCGCCGGACCGTTACATCGGCCCTTATGCCGCGATCAACCCGCGCACCATTTGTACCCTGACGGTGTTGCTGATGCTGGTAGGGGCGATCGGCCATATCGCCGTGCGTGCGCTGGGCACCCGCTATGGCTATGTCATCAGCGCGATAGCCTCCGGGTTTGCCTCCAGTACCGTGACGATCGCCACCATGGGCCAACGGGTAGCCCATGAACCGGGCAACATCAGAATCCTCAGCGCTGCCGCCATTCTGTCCAATCTTGCCACCGTGGTTCAGGCCGGCCTGATCCTCGCCACGGTTGATCCGGGCCTGCTGCGCAGCCTGTGGGCGCCGCTGTGTTTCGGCCTGGTGGCGACAGCGTTGTATGGCGCCTGCCTGATGTTTCCCGACCCGACGCGAGGTACTCGCAGCGAGCCGATCAAAACGGCGGGGGCGTTCAACCTCAAACTCGCATTGGTCGTGACCCTGACCCTCACCGGCATCACACTGCTGTCATCGGCAATGCTCCACCACTTCGGACAGGTGGGTGTGATGCTCACGGCGACACTGACAGGCTTTGCCGATGCGCATTCCGCCACAGCCTCTGTGGCGAATCTGGCCAAGGCGGGGCATCTGCCATATGACGCCATCGCCGCGCCCGCGCTGATTGCCGTCAGCAGTAACTCGGTGAGTAAATGTGTGGTGGCCTGGGTCAGCGGCGGCAGGCGCTTCGCCGCCTATGTGATCCCGGGCCAGCTATTGTTGACGCTGGCAATGTGGACGGGCAACGTGTTGGTTTAA
- a CDS encoding cupin domain-containing protein codes for MTAIAHAAETQPKSWQQGLSRTDLVRQDLGADDREVIQARVDFEPGVTSPKHAHPGVEVAYVISGTFEYRLEGRAPVTLKAGDSLFIPAGVAHVASNVGKEKASELATYIVKKGEPLLILKP; via the coding sequence ATGACCGCAATCGCACACGCCGCTGAGACGCAACCCAAGAGCTGGCAACAAGGCCTGAGCCGCACGGATCTGGTTCGCCAGGATCTCGGCGCCGATGACCGCGAAGTGATCCAGGCGCGGGTCGACTTCGAACCCGGCGTGACCTCGCCCAAGCATGCGCATCCAGGTGTGGAGGTTGCGTATGTGATTAGCGGCACGTTTGAATATCGACTTGAGGGCAGGGCGCCGGTGACGCTGAAGGCGGGGGATTCGCTGTTTATTCCGGCAGGTGTGGCGCATGTCGCCAGTAACGTCGGCAAAGAGAAGGCTTCTGAACTGGCGACTTACATTGTGAAGAAGGGCGAGCCGCTGCTGATTCTTAAACCGTAG